The window GGCAGCGTCCCGCCTACATGTCGTATCAGGGCGCTGGGGGCAGCCGGATGCCAGCCCCGCCTCTACACTTGTGGAGAGTGCCCAACTAGGATCTTTTCCCGCTGCGCGCATgactcgcctcgcgctgcgttgTGTGTTTGGGTTGCTTCCTGCGGCTCGTCCGCGGGTCTCAGCGCGGAAGGGCGTGGTGTTTCTctttttgcttttttctctcagGTGTTCATCTGTCGCGCtgggcgcgcccgcgctgctgcggcttcttAACGCACTCGCGCACACTGCGaaccgcggagaaggaggcccgccgctgctggcgtcgctcgaggctgacgccgcgtcggctgcctcttcctcgtccgcctctgcctcgtccgcctctgcgttggcaGCTTCTGCGAgctccgcgaaggcgaatCTGATTGTCGGCGTCGTGGGTTACCCGAACGTGGGCAAGTCGTCGATTGTGAACGCGTTGACGCACTCGTGCTCGACTGCGGCGGTGGCCGCCATGCCTGGCAGCACCAAAACGCTGCAGTTCGTCCGCGTCGACAAGCACATTCAGCTAATTGACTCGCCAGGCGTCCTATTCTCTCCGTCGAAAAACCCGCAAGACGATGCGCTGCTTCTCCCGCCGTCGAcccctggcgccgcggccgcggcgagcctcgCAGACGAGCCGGGAAgggacgcagctgcagagagctgcTCCTCGTTCATTCTCCGCAGCTTGCTGCCTGTGCATCGCCTTGGAAACCCGCAGCAAGtcgccagcgccgtcgccgcctggtGCTGCCCTGAgacgctccagcgcctgtACCGCTTGGAGGCCTTCTCCTTGCCGCAGGAAatgctcgcgctgctggcgcaccGACGCGGTAAACTCAAGAAGGGCGGAGTTCCCGAcctcgaggcggccgcgaagatCTTTCTGCAGGACTGGCAAACTGGAGGCATCCCCTACTACACACTGCCGCCCTCAGAGAGCGCCGAAGTCTCAGCTGCGCCGGAGGTACGCACCAGACGCAGCCCACACGCCAAGCAATGCCGCGACAAAGAGAGGACCTGGCTTTCCCCATAGACTTCACAGAGCCGGTGTTCAACCGCCCACGTCCACGTGACCTCTCTCGTGCAGTGCTGCGTCGAATCACTTACATACCTATaaacatatagatatatatacatagatatagtCCGCTTGCATGTCGAGGTACCTGTCAGCGGCGTGTGCTTTGGAGGcagtgcgcggcgcgcgctcggtcggcgaagagcgccgcATAATGCGGCCGTCATGTATTGCGCGCGGCTGTGTCTTTCAGCTCAAGGGCGAAAAGGTCGCTTTCTGGAAGTCCGCTGGCGGTGAAGGTTCGGGCgatgcgaaggcgcaggcctcgccggCCGACGTCTACGCGTCCGTCCTCGCTGCGCAGTGCCGCGCCATTGAGACcggagaagatgaagagaagaagacagactCCGGCGACGCACAGGCAACCGCCGCACGCAACACAGGCGTGCTGCGCATCAGCCACTCCGCCGGTCAACGAGCCGCAGAGCCTCAGAGGCCGTTCATGGTGAGGACTTTGcccggcggcgtctcgccgcgcaaTCCACACTGAGCGACAAAGAAATTTTGCGGGCTGCGGAGAAGCAGTTCGAGTTGGGGAGACATGTGGCGCCGCGGGAATGCAGCGCAGGTATAAGCTTCAGTTTTCGCTTCGCTCACGTTTCGCCTGCGGCACGCCAGCGCGGACCGGCCGGTCGCGCTGTCGTTCTTGCGCGCTCCGGTGTGGACGACTCGATCCacccagcagcgcctgctccACTGGtgtggagccgcggcgcaagGCTGAGGTTTTTTCTGCTTGTCTGCgtgcccgcgagcgcctgcgagcaGGTTCGCTCCAATTGCCGCAGCCCTCGCGCAAACTGCTTCTGAgctctgcagagacaggcacCCGTTGACTAGGCATGCATCGCGTCGCCCCTGGgacggggcggggggggggctctGCCCTAGTCCTGACCGCGCTCATCCGCGGCCGTTCGCTGACGCTGAGCTGATCATTTTTGCGgtgcgcgctggcggctcctgcgTGCATTTGCAGCTGCTACGCTTCGGGCCTGTCCCTGGAGACTCCGCGTCGACTGGAGAAGAGGCTGAGTCGGGAGACGACGCCAtggcagaagacgaggcacCCGAGAGACTGCAAAGCGCCGCCAAGGTCCCCAAGAAGGTACGCAGACCggacgcggggggggggggggtgtggTGGGTTTGGGGGGCGGTCGCAGAATAGAAGAATTAAATCGGCGGGAAGATAACATGGACGGAAGCGCAAACGCGCGCACAATAGTGAATCATACAGAGCGAGCGCAGGAGCAGCGAGAAGGCCTAGAAGAAAAAAGCGGGGGCAGCTTGAGTGCTGGAGGGGCGAGCAGACTGAAGAGCCACGTGCGCCATAGGGGCAGTACTGGCGCGCGACTCAGGGACAGGCAGCGTGTTACGGAGAGGGAAAAGCGTATGTACGCGTGGTGAGCGGACTGAGGCAGGCGcttgggcggcgcggacCAGCACAAGGTAAAATCTGGCcgttcttctttttctgtgaTGCCGGACGCAGGAGCGCATGCCTCACCTGGTTGTTTTGGCGAAACACAAGGAGGTGCGAATCTGTCGAACACGAGCTTGTTGCACGCCGAGCCAGACAATACTGCAGCTTCataggcatatatataaatatatatctGCAATTAGTGTAATGTGTTTGTTATTTAGAATGTATACTAGTATATTTTTTTCACGTATGTGTGAGTGTATTGGCTGGTAAGGCGCGACCATTCGCCTTTTTTTGGAGGGTGGCGTGTTCGTCTGGTCAATGTGAGCGAGTGAAGTGGCTGTTCTGCGCTATCTGTTTATGTTGTTTGCATCGTGtttgcttctcttctttctccgttttcacaggcggcgaagaagaagcgcaagCTCGCGAACAAACTCCATCGacaggctgcggccgcagcccgcggcACGGGAGAAGAAGCTTACATGGATGTAAGCGCATGCGACATGCTCTAGAGAGTGCTCAAGCTCATGTCGCGCACCTGCGGTCCTTCACTCGCCCGCGActcccgctgcctccgttCAGTTCCCTTTTCTCTAGGTCTATGTGcttgctgcgcggcgcgaagcagcacGGCTGAACGATAAGCTCGCACGTGTGTTTTGTTGTCGCTCGGGAGCGGTCGCCACGCACCCGCTGCATTTTGTCGTGTGCCTTTGTGACGTGTCTGTGCAGGAGGAGATGTGAagcgtcgcccgcgcttgGCGCATGACCATCAGGGAGATACGCGACTTGCCGAATTCAGGAATGGAGACGAAGCGGCAACGCATCCTAGGCGGCAGGAGATAAGAACGTGCAACTCACACTTCAAACGGAGGCTGACCAggctggctgcggcgggcgctggacGCGCAGAAGATGGTTGGAAGCTGCGAAGTGCCTTGTCAAAAACAAATGCCTAGGGAACAGAGCCAGAAACGATGCAGACGTGATTTCTTGCTCCGTGCACAAAGAGTCGACATGATGACGAGAGAAGTATAGAGAAACAAACGAAGGATGAGATATAttcgcttttttctctgcatgccgGCACGGCTCGGGTTTCTCGCTGGCGTTAATCTCTTGACACTTAtttttcctttctttctTTGGGTTCTGCGATGgagggagcgcggcggcagattGGCGGAGTGTCGTTCTCAGTCCCCTCGTCCCCTGAAGCTCAGATGTGACTGCGAACTCTGCAGAAATTCAGTTTGTGCCGCTCTGAAAGATACGACTTCGGCCTAAGTTACTCTCGCATTTTATTTCACAGTCCTAACTCAAACCCTAAACGCTAAACAAGAGGAGCGACGGGAGCGGCCTGCGCCCTGCGTGCTGCATTGGAGCGGCGTGCGCCCCCGTATTGACATCAAATATGAGCTTCACGCGGCCTCAGCTAATAGAGTTGTCCTCTCTTCCTCAGTTAACACGCCCATAATACGTCATCTTTTCTCAGCTTACAGCGTGCACGGACTTCTTGCCTCTCGGCGCGACTGATCTTACTCCTTGCACCTGTCTCCACTCTGTCCGCTAGCTTGCACACTCTCTGGGTGTCCCCTGACTCTTTCGGTGTTGTTTCGGGTTGCATCGCAGGTTGACCTTTCGCATATCTCTACACACGAAACTGACTAAGCGCTACGGCCTGCGGGGAGTCCCCTCGGCCGGCCGACTGGCTTCAGAGGTTCTGTCGGCAGGGGATGCAAAATGGTCAAAAAATCAATCGCCGCTTCAGCGTTGCCCGCAACATCAGCCATCTCCTCGTCAAGAGCGACACGCGAccgagcgagccgcgcggcgtctgccccAGACCAGGGCGGTGCTGAGGTTTCACTCCTTGCTCGTAAAGCAGgcacgcagcgagaggaggagacaccaGGAACAAACAAGTGAGAGACAGAAAGGATTCTATTCAGAGTTCATCCAGAAACATCGCAGCAGAGCGTCGCTTTAGAAGGAGCCCCCACACTCGGCCTTACAGTTGTGATTCCAAACCACGAAATCATACCCCATCAGGAAAACCGAGCGCCAAGGAAACTAGAGAGAACGAACAAAATTCTCaagtctccttcgccgctcgccacTCTTGTACCGGCGCCCTCAGCGGCGATCGCCgctccttttctttgaagCAGCATTGCCGCCtgtgcgcggagacgcttgTATGTCCTCTAGCCTCAGCCACGTCCTGCGCCTTCACTCTGTAGCCTCGATTTCTTCGGCAGCTGCTCAAGTTCCTGCTGCTCGACTCGACACGGCAGGTCCTCGCCCGGCTGCCGCTCGGGCTTggcggcgtccgcaggcggTCGCCTGTCTCGGACGCCGGCCGCTAGGGCTGCGGGCGGGTCGAccccgtccgcggcgcggtcgcgcctctccgGACGCTCCGGCAGAGCCCGGAAGGACTCGAGCGCCTGctgagcggctgcgcgcctcgggcgcgcggggcgaggcggcggaggcacaaATGCGACGGCCGCAACCTGGTCGCTGAACGCGTTTGCATTCTTTTCGTTGACCGAACTCCACGACACCTCTCGCGTCGCGGACGGGCTCGCAGCACTTCCGTAGACTTTCGAAGCGAGCGACCGCGTggaagccgcagcgccgccgccggggctccgcagcgaggagacctCTGCGCCATCCCgtagcggaggcgcgcgcgcgacacagacagacgccgacgatCCAGGGCACGCAGAGTGAGCTGCCACCGAGGACGGACAGGACGCCgaccgcgaggaaggcgtcccgcacgacgaggccgacgacgggctccctctcgctgcgcgcccggcttctcctgcagccgcagctgccctcggcgcctcgggCGACCTCCGCGGGGCCGATTGGCGCCGTCGGTCTGGCGTCACGCAGAACGCACGCTCGTCTAAGTGGCTGTTTGtggcctctctgtctgcggcggcttGCTGCAAGGTCgtcagcgaggccgcggcgcccgggtGCAGCATGCCTCCTCTgctccgcttccgcgcgcctggGGGGCTGCAGGCCTCTGCGCTAGCGTGTCTGTCTTTAGGCCCCCGAAGGGACGGAAGCGGCGCGCCACctgcggcgaacgcgcctgcgccaccgccgaggctgccgtcggcggagggggacggcgacgagggcgaggaggacgcctgcgacgcggaggagacgggcgAGCTGTCACCGACGCTCGCCCCGACGGAggccgtcttcgtcctcaaGCCGccagcgtgcggcggcgacagcgtgGAAAACGCAGCAAGTTCCGCGTGcatctctttctcctcgtccACGCTGAAAAGGCCGCGGGCCCCGTGACCCCCGGGATCATCTGAGTGCTGACCCGGGAAAGCGTGCGCGCGGGGATGCGTCGcgctgtcttcctcgtcagtgttgtcgtcttctctgtAAACATCCCACGCTGAAGAGatgtcttcgtcgtcggcctcggggtcgtcgtcgccgtcggtgGACTCGCACGGAGACACCTCGTAGGGCTCGGGcaccgcggagacgccccccgcctccgcgtgcagcagccgcagccgctgcagccgctgcaaaTCCGCTTCGTATGACGACAGGTAATCTGAACGCacgccagcgagagagacagcccgGGAGTCCACAACACCTCACAGCCGAATCAAAGCACAAGAATCCGCTACCGCAAACACGCGACTTCACGGCTTTCACGACTCTCCGCTCCCTCCCCTAGGGTgaatctatctatctatcagtcaatgtatctatgtatctatctatgaatctatctatgtatccatctacctatctatctatctctatctatctatctctatctatccatctctatctctatctatctctatctatctctctctatctctatatctatctgtatctatctgtatctatctatatctatctatatctatctatctatataaaTATTTAGGGTGTAGGGTATATATCTTTCGATTGGAGTTCCAGGGTGACGGCTGAGGTATGTACCAGCAGGCCGCTCTCTAgccagcgccttcgcgtgtAACCAGATTCGAAAAACACCATCCTCCCCCGATTTGGGCGGGTGTGGCGCGGCTTACCGCAGGCGTCGAGGCGAATGACGAGGGGcggttttctgcgtctcttgcGCGAGCTGATGCCTCCATaggccgcagcctcgtctgcgtcctcctggTCGACGGCGCCGAACGAAAACGAAAGCTCGCCGTCCTCCATGTTCACGTCCTCCGCATCTGTTTCCCCTCTCCACAGCGCCGAGGGGTTTCCGCGGCACGAGGCGGCccccgcgcgcaggccaccGATCGCGAAAATTTCGCCTGCGACTTCCCAGGCTTGCATGCCGAACTGAGGCGCAGAAAGTGACGCAAAAGGAAACAGACATGAAACCGAGCAACACACGCGAGAGAGTCTGCGGAGAAGTCTTCGAGTCGCATCCCGACAGCACGAACCGGCAAGCAATTCCTCCTGCCGAAAGGGGCACGCCAGCGTGCGATGAGGAGACCAGCGGGAATGCTAGACGCCACGATCCTCTCGAGAACGCGAAAAATTCC is drawn from Besnoitia besnoiti strain Bb-Ger1 chromosome VI, whole genome shotgun sequence and contains these coding sequences:
- a CDS encoding GNL3L/Grn1 GTPase (encoded by transcript BESB_065740), whose translation is MSVSETSWIKRCTCPYSKNGHRVLDFLYADQPSRRNAVCVLSLLFLANTLVRQAAEAQLLFPCFTLRFTLCFIFRWCCVLLPPENSRRQKLSQKHNIEKKVREHRRKMRKTAKQTGGPVRKKHRRDPGIPNSCPFKQDILRTIQIRKQQKEAQIAAERERRHAEASGALAGGLPSKDDADEMDAPELVAANQLEQLLDSAADNQSRFLAEQQRQNEFVDGSLFSYELTTQQQVYLQQQQRQQQLLLRRVLQQADVIIEVLDARMPSAFRCPALERWVLGEGKKLILVMNKIDLVPKEAAVAWLKTLQRGVAPALAFKCAGGRSSGARKRGVKRGGKRKLQNWTDVEPLEASESFKKCSSVALGAPALLRLLNALAHTANRGEGGPPLLASLEADAASAASSSSAKANLIVGVVGYPNVGKSSIVNALTHSCSTAAVAAMPGSTKTLQFVRVDKHIQLIDSPGVLFSPSKNPQDDALLLPPSTPGAAAAASLADEPGRDAAAESCSSFILRSLLPVHRLGNPQQVASAVAAWCCPETLQRLYRLEAFSLPQEMLALLAHRRGKLKKGGVPDLEAAAKIFLQDWQTGGIPYYTLPPSESAEVSAAPELKGEKVAFWKSAGGEGSGDAKAQASPADVYASVLAAQCRAIETGEDEEKKTDSGDAQATAARNTGVLRISHSAGQRAAEPQRPFMLLRFGPVPGDSASTGEEAESGDDAMAEDEAPERLQSAAKVPKKAAKKKRKLANKLHRQAAAAARGTGEEAYMDVSACDML